In Deltaproteobacteria bacterium, the following proteins share a genomic window:
- a CDS encoding OmpA family protein: protein MKSVIGIRALGKRMGRALKALPCAVLRAFALSFSQLTFNPGRQAGLTLPPARLSQSISFRGYGLRKAFILFIILVAAPGISLAATPAGTVISNTATAQFSVYSSAPITKPSNTVDVTTVTYHTPSQIEFMQYAPAHPSPDNILVNNTDYASGGSGGPFVSLPAPTPFGSSTPLDLSNPVPLITSNLFHAGNIIFIRLTDLDQNADSLLMETVTLTLTNNGTGDTEVLRLYETGTDTGVFAAYLMTTTAAATAYDGSLSVTDGSTTQASYTDSNDGADTTASAALVDPFGLIFNSNNGNPVDGVTVSLIDASTGLAATVYGDDGVSTFPSTVTSGGTATDSGGTSYTFSTGSYRFPYLLPGSYRLLVTPPSGYEAPSTVSTAELQALPGAPFAIVNPGSRGEVFIVNPGPALHIDYPVDPLITSLYVRKKALKSFVSHGDFLQYEVEVINGTVADITNTTISDVLPQGFRYEKGSLKTGGVKGNEPLISPDGRTLSVNIGTLATGASRKLTYVTEVASGAKRGEAHNIAKAAGDGGMESNLAKATVTVKEAFFRSETLITGQVMAGLCDEKEAPFPVEGIRIYMEDGTSVISDKKGMFHFKGVSKGTHLVQLDVDTIPPMYEVVSCHENSRFAGRTFSRFVDLQGGTLWRADFHLALKPRMAGEISLQLKSRFRKYEEAKEKSSFTNLSSREPSQLILDKNTDDQSRKEMKKIIKNRELEREKRIVDLSIPFSIGQVDVRNMRLTLILPDGARYLPGSTFYDNEPLEDPFIMGNSLTYNIGNGQAGTTRELKLSAAVVSGKGYRTLTTKTLITFDTPAIKNVRTPLAENILESVEEEEQVENPDIILRPHFQPMSAELDEDYKRQLDDLIEALKDASVTHIYVTGHTDSLAIRKRSRTVYADNYELSKARAESVGNYIIDKLRLDPFHLSFEGRGPDEPIATNKTEKGRALNRRVELKVESVRLVLWSHLDHVKDESPIEKVETEGLRPGETWQEPKKIEVASDFEKALRDDSPGFKWLWPKADYYPAIPSVKVSIKHDSSNLVMLYLHGEKVNSVNFEGITKSADGKVYKSTWLGVDLREGENRFLAKLIDKEGKELDRMERTLHYAGLPVKATIAEEKSFLLANGKSSPLIAVKLTDKNGEPAREGLIGQFTVDPPYLSNDFNEEVNKKGIGGGKKEFYRYKIEKEGIAYIKLAPTTKTGEVVLRFRLDNGMEEARSWLSSEARNWILVGFGEGTAGYNTLSGNMEAINENDIEEDLYYDGRIALYAKGRIKGRWLLTMAYDSDKLRGLEREKLHQTVDPDAYYTLYGDGSEQQHDAATAGELFLKIEKDRFYALFGDYDTGLTSTELSRYSRTMNGFKSEMKGENFEYKLFAGDTANAFIKDEIRGDGTSGLYSLSKNNMVINSESVEIEVRDRFRSEVILSSRKLSRHVDYSIDYDEGTLFFREAVFSTDSNFNPVYIVVDYETNNSSETAFNYGGRGAVKSLGGALTTGLSHVHEGTPGGEGDLYGFDLKSELTKSLSVSGEIASSDSEYFGLSRSGKAYLAEISHISDKVRGKLYYREMEEDFGLGQQRGSEYAMKKAGLEGNYLISKNTGLSAQLFRQSNLLTGAERDHGEMKATYSQKKYSLFGGFRKAADKYGDGTSDESSHVTVGGNRTLFANRLNVRLNHEQALAGESENADYPSRTIIGTDYKLSKWTSLFLDHEIAHSAYEKSQATRAGFKTNPWAGGEFSSSLDRRISEKGSRLYSNLGLKQTVQLTKGWSMDAGLDRVETIREKNRKSLNTSIPYATGSSEDFTAMSAGLAYSAEKWDWTMRGERRYADTSHKTGFFTGANGEVRKGLGLALGLKAFKTDYDNGDRRRNADLRFSLASRPAFTKWIILNRLDLIYNEEESSSLHYDNWRIVNNLNSNYKLNDKMMVAFQYGAKYVNENIDEDDYSGYTDLIGLEGIYDVTKKFDVAFRANMLHSWHSHNCDYGSGLALGYNFAENVWASLGYNFTGFKDRDFSKADYTAQGPYIKFRFKFDQQTVRELVKGTELR, encoded by the coding sequence GTGAAAAGTGTAATCGGCATAAGAGCGTTAGGAAAGCGCATGGGCAGGGCCTTAAAGGCCTTGCCTTGCGCCGTTTTGCGCGCTTTTGCCCTTTCTTTTTCACAATTAACCTTTAATCCGGGCAGGCAGGCCGGTCTGACCCTCCCTCCGGCCCGCCTCTCTCAATCCATATCCTTTAGGGGCTATGGATTGAGAAAGGCCTTTATCCTGTTCATTATCCTCGTAGCGGCGCCGGGAATATCCCTGGCGGCAACGCCGGCAGGGACCGTCATCAGTAATACAGCGACGGCGCAATTCTCAGTCTACAGTTCTGCACCCATTACAAAACCATCCAATACGGTTGATGTGACAACAGTCACCTACCACACACCTTCACAGATAGAATTCATGCAGTATGCGCCTGCCCATCCGTCGCCGGACAATATTCTTGTCAATAATACGGATTATGCAAGCGGTGGAAGCGGTGGTCCCTTTGTTTCACTGCCGGCGCCGACCCCTTTCGGCTCGTCAACACCACTCGATCTGTCAAATCCTGTTCCCCTTATCACTTCAAACCTCTTTCATGCAGGGAACATCATCTTTATAAGGCTTACCGATCTCGATCAGAATGCAGACAGCCTTCTCATGGAGACCGTTACCCTTACGCTGACAAACAACGGAACAGGCGACACAGAGGTACTGCGGCTATACGAAACCGGCACCGATACAGGAGTCTTTGCAGCTTACCTTATGACAACGACAGCGGCTGCCACTGCCTATGACGGCAGCCTCTCGGTAACAGACGGTTCGACAACACAGGCGTCCTATACAGACAGTAATGACGGCGCCGATACGACTGCATCGGCTGCCCTCGTCGATCCCTTCGGCCTCATCTTTAACAGCAATAACGGCAATCCCGTCGACGGCGTAACGGTAAGCCTCATCGATGCCTCAACAGGGCTGGCGGCCACTGTCTATGGTGACGATGGTGTAAGCACATTCCCCTCAACCGTTACATCGGGCGGAACAGCCACCGATTCGGGGGGAACAAGCTATACCTTCTCCACCGGCAGCTACAGGTTTCCCTATCTTCTGCCCGGAAGCTATCGCCTTCTCGTTACACCACCGTCAGGCTATGAAGCGCCTTCAACAGTGAGCACAGCCGAGCTTCAGGCCCTGCCCGGCGCTCCCTTTGCCATTGTCAATCCCGGTTCGAGAGGCGAGGTTTTTATTGTTAATCCCGGCCCGGCCCTTCATATCGATTATCCCGTCGATCCACTCATTACAAGCCTTTATGTGCGGAAAAAGGCCCTCAAGTCCTTCGTTTCCCATGGTGATTTTCTGCAATATGAAGTTGAGGTTATTAACGGTACCGTCGCGGATATTACCAACACAACCATTTCAGACGTGCTTCCCCAGGGCTTCAGATATGAAAAAGGCTCTCTCAAAACAGGCGGAGTAAAGGGAAATGAACCCCTTATCTCACCTGACGGCAGGACCCTTTCCGTTAATATAGGGACGCTGGCAACGGGCGCTTCCCGTAAGCTTACCTATGTTACGGAAGTTGCCTCAGGCGCAAAAAGAGGAGAGGCCCACAACATTGCAAAAGCTGCCGGCGACGGCGGCATGGAATCAAATCTGGCCAAAGCGACAGTCACTGTGAAAGAAGCGTTTTTCAGAAGTGAAACCCTCATAACGGGACAGGTCATGGCCGGTCTTTGCGATGAAAAAGAAGCGCCTTTCCCTGTGGAAGGAATAAGGATCTACATGGAAGACGGAACTTCCGTCATCTCCGACAAGAAGGGTATGTTCCACTTTAAAGGCGTCTCAAAAGGAACACACCTTGTTCAACTTGACGTGGACACCATCCCCCCCATGTATGAAGTTGTTTCCTGCCATGAAAACAGCCGTTTTGCCGGAAGGACATTCTCCCGCTTTGTCGACCTTCAGGGAGGGACATTGTGGAGAGCCGACTTCCACCTGGCCCTCAAGCCGAGAATGGCCGGTGAAATATCGCTCCAGCTAAAGAGCCGTTTTAGAAAATATGAAGAGGCAAAGGAAAAAAGTTCTTTCACTAATCTTTCTTCAAGGGAACCTTCACAGCTTATCCTCGATAAAAATACGGACGACCAATCAAGGAAGGAAATGAAGAAAATCATAAAGAACCGGGAACTGGAAAGAGAAAAAAGGATCGTCGACTTGAGCATTCCCTTCTCCATCGGCCAGGTCGATGTAAGAAACATGAGGCTTACCCTTATACTTCCCGACGGCGCGCGCTACCTCCCGGGAAGCACTTTCTATGACAATGAACCGCTGGAAGATCCTTTTATTATGGGCAACTCCCTCACTTATAATATAGGCAACGGCCAAGCGGGAACAACAAGGGAGCTAAAGCTTTCCGCTGCCGTCGTTTCAGGGAAAGGGTACCGGACACTGACAACAAAAACCCTTATTACCTTCGATACGCCTGCAATTAAAAATGTCAGAACACCGCTGGCAGAAAATATTCTCGAAAGTGTGGAAGAGGAAGAGCAGGTAGAAAATCCCGATATTATACTAAGACCCCACTTCCAGCCCATGAGCGCCGAACTCGATGAGGATTACAAAAGACAGCTCGATGATCTCATTGAGGCCCTTAAGGACGCTTCCGTTACCCACATCTATGTAACAGGACACACAGATTCCCTGGCTATTCGTAAAAGGTCCAGAACCGTCTATGCCGATAATTATGAACTCTCCAAAGCGCGGGCCGAAAGTGTGGGCAACTACATAATCGATAAACTCCGTCTCGACCCTTTCCATCTGTCTTTTGAAGGCCGCGGTCCCGACGAACCGATTGCAACGAACAAGACGGAAAAGGGAAGGGCCCTTAACCGCCGCGTTGAACTTAAGGTGGAATCGGTAAGGCTGGTCCTTTGGTCACATCTTGATCATGTTAAAGATGAAAGCCCTATTGAAAAAGTCGAAACAGAGGGACTAAGGCCCGGCGAGACATGGCAAGAGCCTAAAAAAATAGAAGTGGCAAGTGATTTTGAAAAAGCCCTGAGAGACGACAGTCCCGGCTTTAAGTGGCTATGGCCAAAAGCGGATTATTATCCTGCCATCCCCAGTGTCAAGGTAAGCATAAAGCATGATTCTTCAAACCTCGTCATGCTCTATCTCCATGGCGAGAAGGTAAATTCAGTCAACTTTGAAGGCATCACGAAAAGCGCTGATGGAAAAGTTTACAAAAGTACCTGGCTCGGCGTCGATCTCAGGGAAGGTGAAAACAGGTTTTTGGCCAAACTTATCGATAAGGAAGGTAAGGAACTGGACCGTATGGAAAGGACCCTCCACTACGCCGGGCTCCCTGTGAAAGCAACAATTGCCGAAGAAAAATCTTTCCTCCTGGCTAACGGCAAATCATCACCTCTTATCGCCGTAAAACTGACCGATAAAAATGGAGAGCCTGCAAGAGAAGGGCTTATCGGGCAATTTACAGTCGATCCGCCTTACCTTTCCAACGATTTTAACGAAGAGGTCAATAAAAAAGGCATTGGAGGAGGCAAAAAAGAATTCTACCGCTACAAGATTGAAAAAGAGGGTATTGCCTACATCAAGCTCGCTCCCACCACGAAAACGGGCGAAGTGGTTCTCAGGTTCAGGCTCGATAATGGCATGGAAGAGGCAAGAAGCTGGCTCAGTTCCGAGGCCCGCAACTGGATACTCGTCGGTTTCGGTGAAGGAACGGCAGGCTACAATACACTAAGCGGCAATATGGAGGCCATCAATGAAAATGATATTGAAGAAGACCTCTATTATGACGGCCGTATCGCCCTTTATGCCAAAGGAAGAATCAAGGGCCGGTGGCTGCTCACCATGGCCTATGACAGCGATAAGCTGAGAGGTCTCGAGAGAGAAAAGCTGCATCAGACCGTCGATCCCGATGCCTATTACACCCTCTATGGTGACGGCAGCGAGCAGCAGCATGACGCCGCCACCGCCGGTGAACTCTTCCTGAAAATAGAAAAAGACAGGTTCTATGCCCTCTTCGGCGATTACGATACAGGCCTCACCAGTACGGAACTCTCACGTTACAGCAGAACCATGAACGGCTTCAAGTCCGAAATGAAAGGTGAGAACTTCGAATACAAGCTCTTTGCCGGCGATACGGCCAATGCCTTTATTAAAGATGAAATCAGGGGGGATGGAACTTCCGGCCTTTACAGCCTTTCCAAAAACAACATGGTCATCAACTCCGAATCTGTTGAAATCGAGGTAAGAGACAGGTTCAGAAGTGAAGTGATCCTCTCTTCGAGAAAGCTCTCAAGGCATGTGGACTACAGCATCGACTACGACGAAGGAACCCTCTTCTTCAGAGAGGCCGTATTCAGCACAGACAGCAATTTCAACCCTGTTTACATTGTCGTCGATTACGAGACCAATAATTCATCGGAAACCGCATTCAATTACGGTGGCCGCGGGGCCGTCAAGTCTTTAGGCGGCGCATTGACGACGGGACTTTCCCACGTCCATGAAGGAACGCCGGGAGGAGAAGGCGACCTCTATGGCTTCGATCTTAAATCCGAACTGACAAAGAGCCTTTCAGTAAGCGGTGAAATCGCCTCCAGCGATTCGGAATACTTCGGTCTTTCCCGCAGCGGCAAGGCCTATCTGGCAGAAATAAGCCACATATCGGACAAGGTCCGGGGAAAACTCTATTACCGGGAGATGGAAGAGGACTTCGGTCTCGGCCAGCAGAGAGGAAGTGAATACGCCATGAAGAAGGCCGGCCTTGAAGGTAACTATCTGATCAGTAAAAACACGGGCCTTTCAGCGCAGCTTTTCAGGCAGTCAAACCTCCTTACCGGCGCCGAGAGAGACCATGGCGAAATGAAGGCAACTTACAGCCAAAAGAAATATTCCCTTTTCGGTGGTTTCAGGAAAGCTGCCGACAAGTACGGCGACGGCACGAGCGATGAATCGAGCCATGTCACGGTGGGCGGAAACCGCACACTTTTTGCAAACAGGCTAAATGTAAGGCTCAACCACGAGCAGGCCCTGGCCGGTGAAAGTGAAAATGCCGATTATCCCTCACGGACCATCATAGGAACGGATTACAAATTGTCTAAATGGACGTCCCTCTTCCTGGATCATGAAATCGCCCACAGCGCCTATGAAAAGTCGCAGGCAACAAGGGCCGGATTTAAAACAAACCCCTGGGCCGGTGGTGAATTCAGTTCTTCACTGGATCGCCGCATCAGTGAAAAGGGCAGCAGGCTTTACTCCAACCTGGGCCTTAAACAGACGGTGCAACTCACCAAAGGCTGGAGCATGGATGCAGGCCTCGACAGGGTTGAGACGATAAGGGAAAAGAACCGGAAGAGCCTTAATACGAGCATCCCCTATGCCACAGGAAGCAGCGAAGACTTTACAGCCATGTCGGCAGGGCTTGCCTACAGTGCGGAAAAGTGGGACTGGACGATGCGGGGTGAAAGGCGTTATGCCGACACTTCCCATAAAACAGGCTTCTTTACCGGCGCCAACGGCGAAGTTCGAAAAGGCCTCGGCCTTGCTTTAGGACTAAAGGCCTTCAAAACAGACTATGACAACGGCGACAGGAGAAGAAATGCCGATCTCCGCTTCAGCCTGGCATCGAGACCGGCCTTCACCAAATGGATAATACTTAACCGCCTCGATCTCATTTATAACGAAGAGGAAAGCAGCAGCCTCCACTATGACAACTGGCGCATCGTCAATAACCTGAACAGCAACTACAAGCTTAACGATAAAATGATGGTTGCCTTCCAGTACGGCGCAAAGTATGTTAATGAAAATATCGATGAAGACGATTACTCAGGTTATACGGACCTCATCGGTCTTGAAGGAATCTATGATGTGACAAAGAAATTTGATGTCGCCTTCCGGGCAAATATGCTTCACTCCTGGCATTCCCATAACTGCGACTACGGCAGCGGCCTCGCTTTGGGCTACAATTTCGCCGAAAACGTCTGGGCCAGCCTGGGCTATAACTTCACCGGCTTTAAAGATAGGGATTTCTCAAAGGCCGACTATACAGCGCAAGGCCCCTACATCAAGTTCAGGTTCAAATTTGACCAGCAGACGGTCAGGGAGTTGGTGAAGGGAACGGAGCTAAGGTAA
- a CDS encoding DUF5678 domain-containing protein: MSDVVLVNNSERYSGQYVATKSFLDKDVIAHGPNPSKVLQAAKKPGIELPVVFYVPENDVVHIY; this comes from the coding sequence ATGAGTGACGTTGTTTTGGTAAATAATAGTGAACGATATAGCGGTCAATATGTTGCTACTAAATCCTTCCTGGACAAAGATGTCATTGCTCACGGTCCAAACCCGTCTAAAGTTTTACAAGCTGCCAAAAAGCCTGGAATTGAACTGCCTGTCGTTTTTTATGTTCCTGAAAATGATGTAGTTCATATTTATTAA
- a CDS encoding TonB-dependent receptor — MHKRTFLIAVTLFIPFFSSDLFAQEREELMYWETENIITSATKLAQRLEKAPAIASVISGKEIRNMGARNLLDVLKRIPGMGVSIVTGYGKFGVESRGIKSSTSEKVLLMIDGHKVNESIRGTGIWHFGDMTVENIKQVEVIRGPGSAVHGANAFVAVINVVTKDAKAIDGADIRVGGGSFDTRHYNLLAGKPKSDKSKLEITGMVDYFDTNGEKLHVDKDADGRSGKTDGQAEKTDTALKVSYGNLSFSGRYLDRTDGGYIGSVKVLSDETLFETTHYFGELRFSHKVSSEIEFHMKGYYDEYKWSSYIEVLPEDSYPPYGIIGTPEVKNRTTGSEVQLDYSIGEKNTLTTGMLYEKIEQFDVKQSLNFDPGTGTTFSFLKDFTSSANWNRNVNRYVSALYLQDVWKITPGTEATLGVRHDRYSDFGSTTNPRLGLVWRHSTKTIAKILYGEAFRAPSFVELYNDNNPVQKGNADLKPEKIRTFEASLESGFFEKYRTKLTWFHSEIKDLIRERKTDWRYENLDEAVVDGIEAECTLYFNEASNLHLNYTYQNPREKDSGDRLPDVAAQKGNVGFNLALGRYVNANANLLVVGPRPRDSNDPREKVNGYEVVDLTLIAKNFFKNLEIRGSVYNLFDEKYADPEKYTEQAQRDIETISLNLLGSDFPREGRSFVLEARYKF, encoded by the coding sequence ATGCACAAAAGAACCTTCCTTATTGCCGTTACCCTCTTTATCCCCTTTTTCTCATCTGACCTGTTCGCACAGGAAAGAGAGGAACTCATGTATTGGGAAACGGAAAACATCATCACCTCTGCCACCAAACTTGCCCAGCGTTTGGAAAAGGCTCCCGCCATAGCCAGCGTCATATCCGGTAAAGAGATCAGGAATATGGGCGCCAGGAACCTGCTCGACGTCCTTAAAAGAATTCCGGGCATGGGCGTATCAATTGTTACGGGCTACGGCAAGTTCGGTGTCGAATCGAGGGGGATTAAAAGCAGCACTTCCGAAAAGGTACTTCTTATGATTGACGGACACAAGGTCAATGAATCCATCAGGGGAACGGGCATCTGGCACTTTGGCGACATGACCGTTGAAAATATCAAACAGGTCGAGGTGATCAGAGGCCCCGGCTCAGCTGTTCACGGCGCCAATGCCTTTGTTGCCGTCATCAATGTCGTAACGAAAGACGCAAAAGCCATTGACGGCGCCGACATAAGGGTTGGAGGCGGAAGCTTTGACACCAGGCATTATAATCTTTTGGCAGGCAAGCCTAAGTCTGACAAGTCAAAGCTCGAAATAACCGGCATGGTAGACTATTTCGACACGAATGGAGAAAAGCTGCATGTGGATAAGGATGCGGACGGCAGAAGCGGCAAGACTGATGGCCAGGCTGAAAAAACGGATACCGCCCTGAAAGTCTCCTATGGAAATTTATCATTTAGCGGACGCTATCTGGACAGGACCGATGGCGGCTACATCGGTTCTGTTAAGGTCTTGAGTGACGAAACCCTTTTTGAAACAACTCATTACTTCGGAGAGCTTAGATTCAGCCATAAAGTAAGTAGCGAGATCGAGTTCCATATGAAAGGATATTATGATGAATATAAATGGTCATCATATATTGAGGTGTTGCCTGAGGATTCATACCCTCCCTACGGTATAATCGGTACTCCCGAAGTTAAAAACCGAACAACCGGATCGGAGGTACAGTTAGATTATTCCATTGGAGAGAAAAATACTCTCACTACAGGTATGCTCTACGAGAAGATCGAGCAATTTGATGTAAAGCAGAGCTTAAACTTTGACCCGGGAACCGGGACCACTTTCAGCTTTCTCAAAGACTTCACTTCCTCGGCCAACTGGAACCGGAACGTGAACAGGTATGTTTCGGCCCTTTATCTCCAGGACGTCTGGAAGATCACGCCGGGAACCGAAGCGACCCTTGGCGTCAGACATGACCGTTACAGCGACTTCGGCAGCACTACTAACCCGAGGCTCGGCCTGGTGTGGAGACATTCAACAAAGACGATAGCCAAAATCCTCTATGGCGAGGCCTTCAGGGCTCCCAGCTTCGTAGAACTCTATAACGATAACAACCCCGTCCAGAAAGGCAATGCCGACCTGAAACCGGAGAAGATAAGGACCTTTGAGGCATCGCTGGAGTCCGGTTTTTTTGAAAAATACCGGACGAAACTGACCTGGTTCCACAGTGAGATAAAGGACCTCATCAGAGAGAGAAAAACGGACTGGCGCTATGAAAATCTCGATGAAGCCGTAGTGGACGGCATAGAGGCGGAATGCACACTCTACTTCAATGAGGCTTCTAATCTTCACCTCAACTACACCTACCAGAATCCCCGGGAGAAAGACAGCGGCGACAGGCTGCCTGACGTGGCCGCGCAGAAGGGAAATGTCGGATTTAACCTGGCCCTCGGCAGGTATGTCAACGCCAATGCCAATCTTTTGGTAGTGGGGCCAAGGCCGAGGGACAGTAATGATCCGAGAGAAAAAGTGAACGGTTATGAGGTCGTTGATCTCACCTTGATAGCGAAGAACTTCTTTAAAAACCTGGAAATAAGGGGGTCCGTCTACAACCTTTTTGACGAAAAATATGCCGATCCTGAAAAGTATACTGAACAGGCGCAAAGGGATATAGAGACCATCTCCCTTAATTTACTTGGAAGTGATTTTCCCCGTGAAGGGCGCTCCTTTGTCCTTGAAGCAAGGTACAAATTTTAG
- a CDS encoding 3-oxoacyl-ACP synthase III family protein, producing the protein MQINSAGIIGTGSYLPEKKESVDDFLKKGAGRELIDKWGVFEHRVMGVHETVTDMEAEAAKIAIKRAGLKPEDIELIIGITALSEEVNPQNACLTQQKVGAVNAATLAMDLSCCGAIPAMITAGNFITLGQYKYILLVASCNLTRVSDDTDPASYVVLGDGASAIVMAKGRDDRGIISFDMETKGEFFSNCGIKIKRPKLYEEEPSYIKTPSERLLFFIDYDETNTSSKLNRYAFQSVPDSVNRTLKKAGMTAEDIDLFISHQNVAALCGKWVEMLEIPMGKAHFTYQKCGNMSAANIWVNLDEAIQENKLGDGNIVVFAGQGSGFHVGSLVMKWG; encoded by the coding sequence TTGCAGATAAACAGCGCAGGTATTATTGGCACAGGTTCATACCTCCCGGAAAAGAAAGAGTCAGTTGATGATTTCCTGAAAAAGGGGGCTGGCAGAGAACTGATAGACAAATGGGGCGTCTTTGAGCACAGGGTTATGGGCGTTCATGAAACGGTTACCGATATGGAGGCAGAGGCTGCCAAAATAGCGATAAAAAGGGCGGGATTAAAGCCCGAAGATATAGAGCTTATTATTGGGATAACTGCGCTTTCCGAAGAGGTAAACCCTCAAAATGCCTGTCTGACCCAGCAAAAAGTGGGCGCTGTCAATGCGGCAACCCTGGCAATGGACCTGTCCTGCTGCGGCGCCATACCGGCAATGATCACAGCCGGTAATTTTATCACCCTGGGGCAGTACAAATATATTCTCCTCGTCGCCTCATGCAACCTTACCCGGGTATCGGATGACACCGATCCGGCAAGCTATGTGGTACTGGGTGACGGCGCATCGGCAATTGTTATGGCTAAGGGAAGAGATGACCGTGGAATTATCTCCTTTGATATGGAAACGAAAGGTGAATTTTTCAGCAACTGCGGCATTAAGATAAAAAGACCGAAATTATATGAAGAAGAGCCGTCATATATAAAAACCCCATCGGAAAGACTGCTCTTCTTTATTGATTATGATGAAACAAATACAAGCTCCAAACTGAACAGGTATGCATTTCAATCGGTTCCTGATTCTGTCAATAGAACGTTAAAAAAGGCGGGTATGACTGCTGAAGATATTGACCTTTTTATATCACATCAAAATGTTGCTGCTCTGTGCGGAAAGTGGGTTGAAATGCTGGAAATTCCTATGGGGAAAGCTCATTTTACTTATCAGAAGTGTGGAAATATGAGCGCTGCAAATATTTGGGTAAATCTCGATGAGGCTATTCAGGAGAACAAACTTGGCGATGGAAATATTGTCGTCTTTGCAGGTCAAGGCTCAGGCTTTCATGTAGGATCTTTAGTAATGAAATGGGGCTGA
- a CDS encoding thiamine pyrophosphate-binding protein produces the protein MGLKKMTAADLIVKYLEQLGVEYIFGVPGGALEPLYEAMNKSNKVEAILAKHECGAAFMAGGYARVSGRIGVCCATTGPGSTNLITGVASAYCDSIPLLAITAQAPTMTFGKTAFQEASPLGVDIIDIFKPFTKYSAMVLRREKVGEMLRQALRNALTGRKGPVHLNIPLDIMREEVSEAIIPSKQFLPDIKVTHNEGIKKAAALLMEAENPAAFIGHGTLVSGAAHEILQMVELLSMPVATTPKAKGLFPEDHPLSLGVLGIAGSPQADAWLLEEEKVDILLAVGTTFNELATHNWDRRLIPTKAMIQLDIDPAEMGKNYPVEISLLGDAKETLRELKEEISGRLDSLSKDERNQFHNKRSDMKKNLSLFKNKKGRYIDKEKMHANDMPLKPQRVMADLRKSIPHETAFFIDCGNSVAWTIHYLDIYKPYSFFSALGFASMGSGITSVIGGKFADPARPIVAISGDGSFLMNGTEVATTVNYDRPVIWVVLNDSQLGMVAHGRRLAGMEHTNAANYKQVDFVKFAESLGANGMMITKPGQINKEMWDEIIASGKSTVLDVIIDGEEAPPLESRVRAVKNAYFN, from the coding sequence ATGGGGCTGAAAAAAATGACGGCAGCCGATCTGATAGTGAAATACCTGGAGCAGCTGGGTGTGGAGTACATTTTCGGGGTTCCGGGGGGGGCGCTGGAGCCTTTATATGAAGCAATGAATAAAAGTAATAAAGTAGAGGCCATACTTGCCAAGCATGAGTGCGGGGCCGCTTTTATGGCAGGCGGCTACGCCAGAGTAAGCGGCAGGATCGGTGTTTGCTGTGCAACGACAGGACCGGGGTCTACAAACCTCATTACCGGTGTTGCCTCGGCCTATTGCGATTCCATACCGCTTCTGGCAATTACGGCCCAGGCGCCCACAATGACCTTCGGAAAAACTGCATTCCAGGAAGCATCACCTTTGGGCGTAGACATTATCGATATATTCAAGCCCTTTACGAAATACAGCGCCATGGTGTTGAGGAGAGAAAAAGTTGGAGAGATGCTGAGGCAGGCGCTGAGAAATGCCCTGACGGGCCGAAAGGGGCCTGTCCATCTGAATATACCGCTCGATATAATGAGAGAGGAAGTGAGTGAAGCCATAATCCCGTCAAAACAATTCCTGCCTGATATAAAAGTTACCCATAACGAAGGCATTAAAAAAGCTGCCGCTCTTCTCATGGAGGCTGAAAACCCTGCCGCCTTTATCGGCCATGGGACCCTGGTTTCCGGGGCGGCCCATGAGATACTGCAAATGGTTGAGCTGCTCTCCATGCCTGTTGCCACAACGCCCAAAGCGAAAGGGCTGTTTCCCGAGGACCATCCCCTTTCGCTGGGTGTGCTCGGCATAGCCGGATCACCCCAGGCCGATGCCTGGCTTCTGGAGGAAGAAAAGGTGGACATACTGCTTGCCGTAGGCACCACCTTTAACGAATTGGCGACGCATAACTGGGACAGACGGCTGATCCCCACAAAAGCAATGATCCAGCTCGATATTGATCCCGCTGAAATGGGCAAAAACTACCCTGTTGAAATAAGCCTGCTCGGCGATGCAAAGGAAACGCTTAGAGAACTGAAAGAGGAAATATCAGGGCGTCTTGACAGCCTTTCCAAAGATGAGCGTAACCAATTTCACAACAAAAGATCAGACATGAAAAAAAATCTGTCACTCTTTAAAAACAAAAAAGGAAGGTATATTGATAAGGAGAAAATGCACGCTAACGATATGCCCCTCAAGCCTCAGCGGGTTATGGCCGACCTGAGAAAAAGCATTCCTCATGAAACTGCCTTTTTTATCGATTGCGGCAACAGCGTGGCCTGGACAATTCACTATCTCGATATCTATAAGCCCTATTCCTTTTTTTCAGCACTCGGTTTTGCTTCCATGGGGTCCGGCATAACGTCTGTTATAGGCGGCAAGTTTGCTGACCCGGCGAGACCGATAGTAGCAATCAGTGGTGATGGAAGCTTCCTCATGAACGGAACGGAAGTGGCTACCACCGTTAATTATGACAGGCCGGTGATCTGGGTTGTGCTAAATGATTCTCAGTTAGGAATGGTAGCCCATGGACGCCGGCTTGCAGGCATGGAGCATACCAATGCGGCTAACTACAAGCAGGTAGATTTCGTCAAATTTGCTGAAAGCCTGGGGGCAAATGGAATGATGATTACAAAACCGGGCCAGATCAATAAAGAGATGTGGGATGAAATTATCGCATCGGGCAAATCAACCGTTCTGGACGTAATAATCGATGGAGAGGAGGCGCCACCGCTGGAGTCGAGAGTCAGGGCAGTAAAAAACGCCTATTTTAACTAG